The Arachis duranensis cultivar V14167 chromosome 2, aradu.V14167.gnm2.J7QH, whole genome shotgun sequence genome has a window encoding:
- the LOC107475784 gene encoding mitochondrial Rho GTPase 2, giving the protein MVLLLGPSTFFSGGRRRSRELRIAVAGDASTGKSTLIAAMASGSYSESVPPLLPPTRLPHNLFNDSVPLILIDTPSSLDKQGTCNEELKQADAVVLTYDCEERATFERLSSYWLPELRRLEVKAPVVVVGCKLDLRDDSRLVSLESFTSQIMQQFKEVVTCIECSAATMYQVPEVFYFAQKSVLHPVDPLFDYERNALTDRCVRALRRIFVICDQDMDGALNDEELNEYQVRCFNAPLQPSEIARVKRLIEQKVPEGVNYTGLTFPGFIYIHNMYLKKGSTETFWTVLRKFGYDNNLKLRDDCLPVPSKKAPDQSVELTSEAIEFLNGTFRLLDTDKDRSLCPAEVDKLFNTAPESPWNDAPYKDATEKTSMGYASLKGFLSQWALMTLLDPTLSLANLIYIGYSGNPATALQVTRRRSADRKKQTTERNVFQCYVLGSKNAGKSALLNSFLERPFSDSYTPTTVEQYAANVVELIGGTRKTLILCEIPEDGVSKFLSNQNCLAACDVALFVYDSSDEHSWRKSRDLLERVVRKGELTGYRVPCLLIAAKDDLTPHPRALLDSVKVAQQLGIEVPIHVSMKLDDSSYVYQKIVKAAEHPHLNIPESETAKKRKQQQQFFYQSLMFALVGAAVAAFGLSVSRARAIKKSSVT; this is encoded by the exons ATGGTTTTGCTGTTAGGTCCCTCCACCTTCTTCTCCGGCGGACGTCGCCGGAGCAGGGAGCTCAGAATCGCCGTAGCTGGCGACGCATCCACCGGAAAATCCACCCTCATTGCCGCCATGGCTTCCGGCTCTTACTCCGAATCGGTTCCACCGCTGCTCCCTCCCACGCGGTTGCCTCATAATTTGTTCAATGATTCCGTTCCCCTCATCCTTATTGACACTCCTTCAAG TTTGGACAAACAAGGCACGTGCAATGAGGAATTGAAGCAAGCTGATGCAGTGGTTTTAACGTATGATTGTGAGGAACGTGCAACCTTTGAGCGTTTGAGTAGTTACTGGCTTCCCGAGCTACGCCGGTTAGAG GTGAAGGCACCGGTGGTTGTGGTTGGTTGTAAGCTAGATCTGCGGGATGATAGTCGGCTAGTGAGCTTAGAGAGTTTCACTTCACAGATCATGCAACAATTCAAGGAAGTTGTTACCTGTATTGAATGTTCTGCAGCTACGATGTATCAG GTCCCTGAAGTTTTCTATTTTGCACAAAAATCAGTACTGCATCCAGTCGATCCATTGTTTGATTATGAAAGAAATGCTTTAACAGATAGATGTGTAAGGGCATTAAGAAGAATATTTGTAATCTGTGATCAAGACATGGATGGTGCCCTAAATGATGAAGAACTAAATGAATATCAG GTTAGATGCTTCAATGCACCATTGCAGCCATCTGAAATAGCAAGAGTCAAAAGACTTATAGAGCAGAAAGTACCTGAAGGAGTAAACTATACTGGTCTTACTTTTCCAGGCTTTATTTATATCCATAATATGTATCTAAAGAAAGGAAGTACAGAGACATTTTGGACAGTTCTAAGAAAGTTTGGgtatgataataatttaaaactccGGGATGATTGCCTTCCAGTTCCATCTAAGAAGGCTCCTGATCAG AGTGTGGAGCTAACAAGTGAAGCTATAGAGTTTTTGAATGGTACCTTTCGATTGTTGGATACAGATAAA GATCGATCCCTATGCCCTGCAGAAGTTGATAAGCTTTTTAATACTGCTCCAGAGAG TCCATGGAATGATGCTCCATACAAGGATGCAACCGAGAAAACTAGCATGGGTTATGCATCTCTGAAGGGATTTCTGTCTCAG TGGGCCCTCATGACATTACTTGATCCAACACTTAGCTTGGCTAATTTGATTTACATTGGATATAGTGGTAATCCTGCTACAGCTTTGCAAGTTACTCGTAGAAGATCAGCAGACCGCAAGAAGCAAACAACAGAAAGAAATGTGTTCCAATGCTATGTTCTTGGTTCTAAAAATGCAGGGAAATCTGCTTTGCTGAATTCATTCTTGGAAAG GCCTTTCTCAGATAGTTATACTCCTACAACAGTTGAACAGTATGCAGCAAATGTAGTTGAACTAATTGGG GGAACTAGGAAAACTCTCATATTGTGTGAGATACCAGAGGATGGCGTATCAAAGTTTTTGTCAAATCAGAATTGTTTGGCTGCATGTGATGTAGCTCTTTTTGTGTATGACAG CTCAGATGAACATTCATGGAGGAAATCCAGAGATTTACTTGAGAGGGTTGTTAGAAAAGGAGAACTAACTGGCTATAGAGTTCCTTGCCTCCTCATTGCTGCTAAGGATGATTTAACTCCCCATCCGAGGGCGTTACTGGATTCAGTAAAG GTTGCTCAACAATTGGGAATAGAGGTACCTATTCATGTAAGTATGAAATTGGATGACTCAAGTTATGTGTACCAGAAGATTGTCAAGGCTGCAGAACACCCTCATTTGAACATTCCAGAGAGTGAGActgcaaagaaaagaaaacaacagcAGCAATTTTTCTATCAATCTCTTATGTTTGCCTTAG TTGGAGCAGCTGTTGCAGCATTTGGTTTGTCAGTGAGCCGAGCACGTGCCATAAAGAAAAGTTCAGTTACTTAG